In Clarias gariepinus isolate MV-2021 ecotype Netherlands chromosome 21, CGAR_prim_01v2, whole genome shotgun sequence, the sequence atatttaagaCTTGATCGAAAACACACCAGAAGTCCATCTCTAAATggcttaaaaaaagttttttttaaaagttttggagtggcctagtcaaagtgcGGACTTTAATCCGATCATGATGGCTTAAACAGGCCGTTCATATTTGAAAAAACTcaaatgtggctgaattaaaacaattatgcAACAAAGAGTAAGCctaaattcctccacagcgatgaCTCACTGCCAGTCATCACTAAGGTTTGTTTGCAGCTGTTGCAGCTaggggtggcacaaccagttacaGTATTAGGTTTAGGAGGCAATGactttttcacatagagccAGGTAGATTTGAATagcatttttttcattaataatgGAAATGTgcattttgttcatttactctggttatcttagtgtcttattaaaatatgtttaattatctAAGTCATTTATgtgtaacaaatatgcaaagaaatgtaaaaaaaaatcaagaaataatttttaaaaaacattctatATTTTTTCTCAGATAATTTTTTCCAAGTTTACAATTAACAAAGATGTACACTTGTACTTTGTTCATACCTGAAGTGTGATTCTATTCTTCACCAGCAGGCCGATCTTAATGTCCATCAAGTTCAAGTCCTTTTCCATTTGCTGATTGGAACGAATCTTAGTTACCACTTCTTCACGGAGACGTATCACTTCTTGTTCTTCCTGCAGGTCAAGGTTACTCTGTTCCAGAAGATGAGCAAACTTACGGACCACAGAGAGAGGCGGGTCCTGGGCACCAGCTGAAATACAGAGGATTTCAGAAATACAGAGGAACAGGCATACCAAGcatgaataattttatttattatgctgACAGGTATGCATGTACATCTGCCTGAAATCTTGAAGATGATGATATTTAATAAAAGGGTATTTACTCACTGAGAGTTTTGTAATCATCTCTGGCTTTGTTTGCCTTTAGAAAAGCCTGAATCTTCACTATCTCTTTTTCCTGTACGCACAAAAGGTAAGGgttaattttcacattttgcaaATATACcattaatataataatgctaccacacattatattattattatacatcgTTGTTATAAATACTGTTGACTTAAActgtatgtaaatttttttttatacccccAGTATATACACAAATGGTAGATGACTTACATGGTCTTTGAAATACTGTAGTCTCTCTCTGTACGCTCGTCTGGCTCGCCACATTTTCACAAATGATTGTATCTTAATTGGAaggataataattaaaaacatataaaacaattcTAAGAACACACTAcctttttactgtgtgtgttttttctttatcccATCTTTGTCTCTACAAAGCTCTGTCCAAAATCAGTCCAAAATCTATCATCACTTCTCTTTCATCAAACCGTTTAGAAAAAACATTGTCATCCTGGAATCGAAATGAAATGTTTCATCATACACTATGATCAATGCTATCACATGatgaaacatttaattttatgtaaGTGTTTCAAATGTAATGGGACATCACATGACAGACGCAATCAGTCAGCATGACTTTGCACTGAGTTACAGTGAGTTGCTCTAACTGtgaattttttcctttttccttttattcacCACATTTCTGGATCAGTATAACATCATCAATAATAACATCTTCATATCCTTTACGTGAAAGAAgatgattttaataataatagagatTGTTTACCTTGACCACGGTCTGCACATTGCTTTGTAATGTCTGTAGCCTGTCCTTGTAAGCTTTTCTCTGTTTATATCCCTTCCAGGATGCCTGCACACACAGGATAAACCATAAATCAGCTGTGTATTAAAAACATTCTCCTAAATCTGTTAAATACAACAAACCTTTATTACAATACTTGTTAAGCATTAGATATATTTTGTCTGCTTGAACAAATTTCATAATTCGAATATGCATGATGTTTACACACTCAGTGTAAATCCGTTTAattcagtgtttaaaaataCGCATTGTTAGTTCAGTACTTCTAGTGGATGTAGAGTAGCATAATAAACGCAACATACTGTGTAGTATCAGCAACAAAGGAATGTTGCAGAgggtagaaataaaaatatgctcTCCTTGTGATTTACTTTGCTTGACAAACCATTTTAAACTTCTAAGATTTACGAGATGAAATATAGCCGATATTGTTAATGCTACATCTTACAGAGTGGCATCCGCTGAAGACATAATGGAGTTATCATCTCATATTgtcaatttaaaacataaattcctGTAATATTGTCTTACTATACAATGTAACAGTttgtgcaacattttattttacctgTAGCTTGACCACACTTGGTTCCTGTTGCTTTAAATACTTCAGTCTGTCGTTGTAGGCTCGCCTCACCAGATATCCACGAGTCCGAGCCTGCAGCTGTATAATGAGCGACTCGTTGGCCAACCAGAGCTGTTCTCTGTTATATTCCACTGTCACTCTGCTTACGATCATCTACGTAGAAACAAGATTTAAAGGATGTTAGAAAGTGACATCAAACAGGGaaatgcctggatgtgaaatgTTTTTCAATGCCGATAAACGCTTTTTGCCTGAAACCTACCTGAATATCCTCTTTTGTGAGCTGTGTGCTATCGTGGACAAAGTCATCCGGTTCCACCCATGTCCCTTGTTGGCTTTCCAAATTGTAGAAATAGTCATATTTGTCCTTAATTCTGTGCTTCACCCATAAGCCACCACTCTTCCCTGTGGACAAAGAGAACACATTACTAGCTAGGACATGAAATGCAATTCATTTGTTTTACACAAAGAACAGAAAACAAGTTTCTATATTAACGGACACCTAAATGTCGGCCTCTATGACGTTACCttgctgtgtgtgttgagaCTGCAACTGTTGTAGCTCAGTCTGGTAAAGATCCGCACATTCAGCCAGCACGCCCCTCAGTCCTGCACATGGCCTTTGCAGAGCACTTAGCGTGTCCTCCTCATGTCCTGCTGTTATTGCTCGGTTAATGTCCGCCACTGCCTCAGCCACTGGAACGAGACACGGTATATTAGTGTGTACATACAAGTAGTTAAGGATGTGTGAGGATTTATTGGAGATTTAGaagatttatttacagtagccaagacttttatctgaaaaaaaaaaacctttctgtAATATTTGCCTTTTTTATAGGTAAACTAATTGCCAGTGACTCGATGGCAcacttattaaaaacattaataataataaacataatgtgATTTATATTATCGTATAATTAATGATGTTATACAATGCCACCATACATTTCAGAGCATCCTCCTGGTCTTGATTGGCGGTGTGTATCGCCTCTTGAATCTGATCCAGCCATAGGACTGCAGATTCATCTCCTGATCTCTGCATTACAAAATCCAAATTATGGAGTCAATATGAGcaccattttacacacacacacacacacacacttatgctaTTTAGGCAAACATGATCATAAGCAACATAGCTTACCAGTAACAAAATAAGTTTTAGAAGTTGTTAAGAATATATTGTTGTACAATATCCATTTAAAGTTTACAGCAATAAATTTGTACACAAACAAAACGTAAAACTTGTTTTGCCTGACATCTGGCAATCTttcattaaaagcaaaaaactttacaataaacaaatgtcaaaaataactgaattttctagattattattattattttttattactaaaatgAATTAGAATGATTAGATGGTGgtatttttgctgttgtttacAATACTGTATTTGTCTGCTCTATGTTGTGAGCTACCTAGGGTTTTAACAGCAGTGCTAGCTATTTGGAGCCAGACTTGATGCTTATACGTTTGGAATATTTATTAGACAATGTTGTGGAGACTGTTGTAAAATTCAAAAGATGGAGCAGCAAAAAAGTggtaaaaaatttaactaacaaaaaaaaaaatccggatTAGGATTcggtttggatttattttctacattctataacaatactggattttttcctttctttttattttaacacttaAAGATCagttgttctggaatagttcttgctaGAACAGATCACATGATGCCACTGGCTTTCATGAAAACTATcccgggaaagcaagaccaaaaccttcctctgctgcagaggagaatgttatttagagttaccagctttAAAAAGCACTATTTAACAAACCTTGATTAGAGCCggtatgaaggctttacagagcaaaagtagCAGATACATATTCCTGAGATTACTGCATACTTCGTACggcttcagcattgttttacagtataaacgtaaataaacataatgaaataccatggaattagaagatgCTTCCAAACTTTTGTTTGGTAGTGTAGTTCCCTGTAAAGTGAACTAAGTGAATATTCCAATCCATTGGGAACGAAACTGTGCACTTTAAAGGGAACTAAGAATggtgtagggaacaagtgaacaatGGTTTATCACTTTAAAGGAAGTGGACATGCAAAATTTCCCACAGCCTGGCTggagagtggaaaaaaaaatagcacacgAATCaggatttaaatatttattaactttattatcAAGGATTTaataaatctatttaattaataaatcctTATTATTACATAGACTaggaatctgtaaaaaaatatatatttctctttACATCTTgcaaattaatcaaataaattatTCACAAGTTAATGTGAATAACTTTACAAAAGTATTTGTTTTGTAAAGGTATTAGTTTTGCTTTTAATAAATAGTCAATATTTAACTTCAGTAGTATCAAATTTCTACTCGAACAGATAACCGAGGTGCTTACATTACCAGGCTAACGCACGAAGGAAGTGATGTCTGTGCTAGTGACGTTTCAGGGTGGGATggaggcatttttttttagggaaattCCCTTGACTGACATTCCCTGCACAGGGAGCAAGCAGCACACTTGAAAGTTAACTGTGGAATAAAATGCACCAAGACTGGCTGTAAAATTGCATGGTTTATCTACAGAAACCCCAAGATTTAAAAGCCAATAAAATGTAGAACTTGATTAGACACAGGACAGAAGAGACATGGAGGTTCTATGATGCAGTCTTCCCATAGCCACTCATATCAATGATTAGGAGGTGACTGTACTGTATCTGCATGTACAAGCAGCACCTGAGTATGTTTTCTACTATACTTAGTGGATACAAGGAATGCAGGAAATAGCTGAAACATCGTAGAGGACTTCTTTTGTAATTCTTGAGAAAAAACTTCTAAGCATTGCCAAATACCCAGGTAATAAAACAAATCTAAATCTGCTTGCAATTTCCTAGCTGTGTAAGCTAAAAACACTTACcttaaataaaagcatgatGATAGTGTAACTAATAGTAATTACAGTAGTATTATTGGTCTCTGTGTCAAATATTGTTCTTTCTACCTCTATAATGTGAATGACAAATCATGTGACAAGACAGAAGCAGAAACTAGAGATGAAGAAACATAATcaagcataaataaaataaaaactgttacatctaaattaaaaaaaatctatgtaaatataaatcataaaaacaaaacatgtacaCACTTTAGAAGCACactttgttaaaaaacaataaaaaattttatgagACCAATTATCAGTCCCCTCCACCCACAACGCCACAACAATTTCCTGACATGTGCAATAGAGACTCTGAGTAATTCTGCAGCCAGGGTCAGACAAGTCGAGACAGGAAACCATCCCACACACAACAGATGTAAACGATGAAGGAGAACTTCAACTTCGGCTGGACGGTCTGTTTTATCCGATGCCTTTGTTGCCTtgtattttttagttaaagatgTGCTTTCTTAATTGTAATGTTTGTGACCACCAGCAGAAAAAGAGCGATAGATGGGAAATTAAGTGACTGCCAGGAATTCAGGAGTGGACAAATATGTGGGGACTGCTTTTCATACTCTTGTATGCTTTCATGCTTGTGGACTCGAGCCATGTTCAAGACAGTggtaagtaatttaaaaaataacatataCGTAGTAAACCTCAGGTCTAAATATTAATTGAAAacttaaaatatctttaaatgcAATTGCTTGCCAacgtaaaatgtttttgtttttttttcgatAATTTCAACAGAAAACTGTACCATGGTACCACTGAGAGGCGCTGGTCCAAAAACTTTTAATGGGAGAAAAGCTAAAAGCACAAATGAAGAGAATTTAACTCAGTATCTACAGGAGCTTAACATCTCTGACAACCATGTGAAATACACATCTGGATTCACCAGCACCAGGATCATTCCAGTAGCTTATGTGATTGCTATTGTTATAGGAATTCCTTCAAACACCCTGTTACTGGCATTTCTCAGTCGGAAGACTAGAAGTTTGTCCAGCTCAATCCTCTACCTGAGCCTAGCAGCTTCAGACATTCtcctcctgctctctctctcatttaaaGTCCACTATCATCTGAACGGCAACAACTGGGTCTTTGGAGAACTTGTCTGTAAACTTGTCACAGCCTGCTTTTATGGCAACATGTACTGCTGTATACACATCCACATGTGTATTGGCATGCTGCGGTATTTAGCTGTGGTACATCCATTCCTGTACAGAGGACTCTCCAAGAGATCGTGCACAGCCTGGGCAAGCCTGACCGTGTGGATTGTTTTTGCTTTGGCCATGGCTCCCGAATTCCTTACTCATCAAAGCTATTACCTCACCAAGGCTAACATTGTCACATGTCATGATATCCTGCCTTATGATGAGAAACTGTATGAACTCCTGATTGTTTATAGATTATGTCTTATTGTTCTAGGCTTCGTATTTCCTTTCACAGTCATCATATTTGCCTATGGATCCATTGTACATCAGCTACACCGGTCAAGCTGTGATTTTACAAACTACATCAAGGCAACCACACTTGTATTTGTGatcttcttagttttttttactccaAGCAGCATAATCCACTTTATACATTATGTCAGACTGTATACAAGTAAGCAAGATGACTTCTATAGCTACTTCAGTGTATTTGTTTGTCTCTGCTGCTTTCACAGCTGCCTGGACCCCTTCCTCTCTTACTTTATAACAAAGACTTCAAACTCCAGAGCTAATTTTATCTCCCTAGCCAGGACGTCCCTAAGGAGTTCAGTGATTATCTAAACAACTGGGACGTATTATCAAAATAGGAAGAGGGTGGTCTAGAtccaaaacagctgaacaatagttttaggatgttttttttttttcaataaatttcaATAAATACACATCGTATGCCTACACCAAGTAAAATCCAAATACGTTTAAGTCGACCTTATTTATCTTTGCTActtaatgttataataattgCTTATTGCCAAGAAATGTTCACTTGACATTATAAGCCTTATAAACATCATGTATTTCGCCTAATTTTACATCTATGCTAGAATATCAATACAGGGTTCTTTCTGTAATCTACGCCTTTAGAGCAAAAAGtatgatttaagaaaaaaaatcttttgcatATCAGGGAGCAGctaaaagactaacaacaacaacttttaAAAAACGATTCcattttatatctttataaataaaagaaaggtatttgtctgtacattggtcagaactcctAGATCCTAGAtatctgtctgaagtttaacctgcatcaTAAGTGACATAAAAAGTTTGAGGaaaagtgatgttataaacaattatgtgccatatttaataatctactttagaataagctactaataagc encodes:
- the f2rl2 gene encoding proteinase-activated receptor 3: MWGLLFILLYAFMLVDSSHVQDSENCTMVPLRGAGPKTFNGRKAKSTNEENLTQYLQELNISDNHVKYTSGFTSTRIIPVAYVIAIVIGIPSNTLLLAFLSRKTRSLSSSILYLSLAASDILLLLSLSFKVHYHLNGNNWVFGELVCKLVTACFYGNMYCCIHIHMCIGMLRYLAVVHPFLYRGLSKRSCTAWASLTVWIVFALAMAPEFLTHQSYYLTKANIVTCHDILPYDEKLYELLIVYRLCLIVLGFVFPFTVIIFAYGSIVHQLHRSSCDFTNYIKATTLVFVIFLVFFTPSSIIHFIHYVRLYTSKQDDFYSYFSVFVCLCCFHSCLDPFLSYFITKTSNSRANFISLARTSLRSSVII